A single window of Nitrospirae bacterium CG2_30_53_67 DNA harbors:
- a CDS encoding carbamoyltransferase HypF, translated as MAQRTESEIKRLRIEVKGVVQGVGFRPFVYHLARSNRLNGYVMNSSSGVVIEVEGAATDAFMASFRRTPPPLARIMSVHTEELSLRGDGDFQIRPSLNLGESTQVSPDASICDDCLSEMLDPGDRRYLYPFINCTDCGPRYTITRAVPYDRPNTTMSPFLMCPACLKEYENPADRRFHAQPNACSLCGPQVLFLRDGRQETGREAVNATIRALKEGLIVAVKGLGGFHLAVDAENAEAVERLRRRKRKNNKAFALMAPDMEHVRRYCRLSPEEEAFLLSRERPILLLRRREDVRMHEQVAPGAPDLGFMLPYTPLHVLLFRQPQEGNPGQCPNFRALIMTSGNMSEEPIIKENAGAAEKLSPLADAFLFHDREIFMRVDDSVVRLDGGRPRFIRRARGYVPVSIFLGEDGPEVLACGADLKNTFTLTQGDSAIVSQHIGDMENLETLEFFEETLNNLKEVYRISPRAIAHDLHPGYFSTRWALEQTGVLRVAIQHHYAHIGSVMAEQGIRKKVIGVALDGTGYGTDGTIWGGEFLVADLRGFERAASFKPIPLPGGEAAVKAPWVMAVSYVKDLFGSDALSYLDALGFLGKFGARTVGNVLKLTENPGLSPQTSSAGRLFDAVSSLLGLRDSNTYEGEAAMALESGASSGRHGRYPFRISEGAHPEIDFSETLTALIQDRIEKRDAGAIAAMFHNTVAQAVCDMVIRISEATGIRQVVLSGGVFQNRLILKEVMEALCRRGLRPCTNEKVPCNDGGVSLGQAYLLRERMKKGDGEIR; from the coding sequence ATGGCGCAGAGGACGGAATCGGAAATCAAAAGGCTGCGGATCGAGGTGAAGGGCGTGGTCCAGGGGGTCGGCTTCAGGCCTTTTGTCTATCATCTGGCCCGCTCCAACCGGCTCAACGGCTACGTGATGAACTCCTCTTCCGGCGTGGTGATCGAGGTTGAAGGCGCCGCCACGGATGCCTTCATGGCATCGTTCCGGAGGACCCCTCCTCCCCTCGCCCGGATCATGAGCGTCCATACCGAGGAACTCTCGCTTAGGGGAGACGGGGATTTTCAAATCCGACCGAGTCTAAACCTGGGCGAGTCCACCCAGGTTTCGCCCGATGCCTCCATTTGCGATGATTGCCTCTCTGAAATGCTGGACCCCGGCGACAGACGTTATCTCTATCCTTTTATCAATTGCACGGACTGCGGGCCCCGTTACACCATCACCCGTGCGGTGCCCTACGACCGCCCTAACACGACCATGTCTCCCTTTCTCATGTGCCCGGCCTGCCTCAAGGAATATGAAAATCCTGCAGACCGGCGCTTTCATGCGCAACCCAACGCCTGTTCCCTCTGCGGCCCCCAAGTTCTTTTCCTCCGCGACGGAAGGCAGGAAACCGGGCGGGAGGCCGTGAACGCGACGATCAGGGCCTTGAAAGAGGGTTTGATCGTGGCGGTGAAAGGACTCGGCGGGTTCCATCTGGCGGTCGATGCGGAAAACGCCGAGGCTGTTGAAAGACTGAGGCGGCGCAAGCGGAAGAACAACAAGGCCTTTGCGCTCATGGCGCCCGACATGGAGCATGTGCGGCGCTATTGCCGGCTCTCTCCGGAGGAGGAGGCCTTTCTGCTCTCAAGGGAACGACCGATTCTTCTCCTGCGGAGACGTGAAGACGTACGGATGCATGAGCAGGTCGCGCCCGGCGCCCCGGACCTTGGATTCATGCTCCCTTACACGCCCCTTCACGTCCTGCTCTTCCGTCAGCCGCAGGAGGGAAATCCCGGTCAGTGCCCGAACTTCCGGGCTCTGATCATGACCAGTGGAAACATGAGTGAAGAACCGATCATCAAGGAGAACGCAGGGGCCGCCGAAAAACTCTCTCCCCTCGCGGATGCCTTCCTTTTTCATGACCGGGAGATTTTCATGCGCGTCGATGACTCCGTTGTACGGCTCGACGGCGGTCGTCCACGGTTCATACGGAGGGCTCGGGGCTATGTGCCGGTTTCAATCTTTCTTGGAGAGGATGGGCCTGAAGTTCTGGCCTGCGGCGCAGACCTGAAGAACACCTTCACCCTCACCCAAGGGGACTCGGCCATTGTGAGCCAGCACATCGGAGACATGGAGAACCTGGAGACCCTTGAGTTCTTTGAAGAGACGCTGAACAATCTCAAAGAGGTCTATCGCATCTCACCGAGGGCCATCGCGCACGACCTTCACCCGGGATACTTTTCCACCCGCTGGGCGTTGGAGCAGACAGGCGTTCTTAGGGTCGCCATTCAGCACCATTACGCGCACATCGGATCGGTCATGGCGGAACAGGGAATCAGAAAAAAAGTGATCGGTGTGGCCCTGGACGGCACGGGATATGGAACCGACGGAACGATATGGGGCGGCGAGTTCCTGGTGGCCGATCTCCGGGGATTCGAACGGGCCGCCTCGTTTAAGCCCATCCCCCTTCCCGGCGGAGAAGCCGCCGTAAAAGCTCCATGGGTCATGGCCGTCAGCTATGTGAAGGATCTCTTCGGATCCGATGCCCTCTCTTATCTCGATGCCCTGGGATTCCTGGGGAAATTCGGCGCCCGGACGGTCGGTAATGTGCTGAAGCTGACTGAGAATCCCGGCCTCTCACCGCAGACCTCATCGGCGGGCCGGCTCTTCGACGCGGTCTCCTCTCTGCTGGGCCTGAGAGACAGCAACACCTATGAAGGGGAGGCCGCCATGGCCCTCGAGTCCGGCGCAAGCTCAGGGCGGCACGGGCGCTATCCCTTCCGGATATCAGAGGGAGCGCATCCGGAGATTGACTTCTCCGAAACCCTGACCGCGCTGATTCAAGACCGCATAGAGAAGAGAGACGCCGGCGCTATCGCCGCCATGTTTCACAACACGGTGGCCCAAGCCGTCTGCGATATGGTGATCAGAATATCGGAAGCCACCGGCATCCGGCAGGTCGTCCTGAGCGGGGGAGTCTTCCAAAACAGGCTGATCCTGAAGGAGGTCATGGAGGCATTGTGCCGGCGGGGTCTTCGTCCCTGCACCAATGAAAAGGTACCGTGCAATGACGGCGGGGTCTCGCTGGGACAGGCCTATCTCTTAAGGGAGCGTATGAAAAAAGGAGACGGGGAGATCCGATGA